The following coding sequences lie in one Thalassoglobus polymorphus genomic window:
- a CDS encoding SDR family oxidoreductase translates to MSSKSSTEYLTQMFGLEGKTAVIIGGTGVLGGAICDALAGAGAHIYVVGRNAEAGQEVVDRWPDRATFFQADATDRADLEKLVEELKSQNRECDILVNGAGTNSATPFMEITDEEWDRIFKVNLTGLRSACQVLGQYMLDAGTHGSIINVASLTSIKPLSRVFTYSASKAAVLNLTENLAREFAPNNIRVNAISPGFFPAEQNRKVLTPDRIESIMRHTPMNRFGEAKELEGAILLMASNQAGGFLTGSNIVVDGGFNAMTI, encoded by the coding sequence ATGAGTTCAAAGTCCTCGACTGAATACCTGACCCAAATGTTTGGCCTGGAGGGAAAAACTGCTGTCATTATCGGCGGAACAGGCGTTCTGGGAGGAGCGATCTGCGATGCACTTGCTGGAGCCGGGGCACACATCTATGTCGTTGGGCGGAATGCTGAAGCAGGACAAGAAGTTGTCGATCGCTGGCCTGACCGTGCAACGTTTTTTCAGGCAGACGCAACCGACAGAGCGGACCTCGAAAAGCTTGTTGAGGAATTGAAGTCACAGAATCGCGAATGCGATATTCTCGTCAACGGAGCAGGTACAAATTCTGCAACTCCGTTCATGGAGATCACGGATGAAGAATGGGACCGGATCTTCAAAGTGAACCTGACTGGACTACGCTCTGCGTGCCAGGTTCTTGGGCAATACATGCTGGACGCAGGAACTCATGGCTCCATCATCAACGTCGCTTCCCTCACTTCAATCAAACCACTCTCTCGCGTATTCACTTATTCCGCAAGTAAAGCGGCTGTTCTGAACCTCACCGAAAACCTCGCCCGCGAATTCGCTCCGAACAATATCCGTGTGAATGCTATCTCTCCCGGATTCTTCCCAGCTGAGCAAAACCGAAAGGTTCTGACACCAGATCGCATTGAAAGTATCATGCGACATACACCAATGAATCGATTTGGTGAGGCCAAAGAGCTTGAAGGAGCGATTCTGCTGATGGCTTCAAATCAAGCTGGCGGATTCCTGACCGGCTCAAACATCGTCGTAGACGGTGGATTCAACGCGATGACGATCTGA
- a CDS encoding alpha/beta hydrolase, whose amino-acid sequence MRCRTQTVSAIVFVLLFASVAFAQQTKKSRKKPAPFKWVNTLPKNASKAIQHATFHSDANDIEVGYCILLPPGYSQKKNDDQRYPVVYWLHGGRPGSETKNISMVKYIEPAMKDGKIPPMIYVFPNGGKLSHYDHAEFKGEQAFLELIQHIDATYRTIADRKGRAIEGFSQGGRGAGRDMFKHPELFCSAAPLGGGHQHEKRISESEGAESKNLTISPPWNNTWDLAKKYAEKKNAPKLRILVAVGTEDFNFEANQEWSEHMKSLEIDHEFVIVPDIPHSSQKMYEKIGDDIMSFHVESFRQSGGLNRPE is encoded by the coding sequence ATGAGATGTCGAACCCAGACTGTTTCAGCAATCGTTTTTGTTTTGCTGTTTGCGTCAGTTGCATTTGCTCAACAGACTAAAAAGTCTCGCAAAAAACCTGCCCCTTTCAAGTGGGTCAACACGCTGCCGAAGAATGCCTCGAAGGCAATCCAGCACGCAACTTTTCACAGCGATGCGAACGACATAGAGGTCGGGTACTGCATTTTACTTCCGCCGGGCTACAGCCAGAAGAAAAATGACGATCAGCGATACCCGGTTGTGTACTGGCTCCACGGAGGTCGTCCCGGTAGCGAGACCAAGAATATCTCGATGGTGAAATACATTGAGCCGGCGATGAAAGATGGAAAAATTCCGCCGATGATCTACGTCTTCCCCAACGGCGGAAAGCTCAGCCACTATGATCACGCAGAGTTCAAAGGGGAGCAGGCGTTTCTGGAATTGATTCAGCACATCGATGCGACATATCGCACAATTGCAGATCGTAAAGGCCGAGCCATCGAAGGGTTCTCTCAGGGTGGACGGGGAGCAGGTCGCGACATGTTCAAGCATCCCGAGTTATTCTGCTCAGCCGCCCCATTGGGTGGCGGCCATCAGCACGAGAAGCGAATCAGTGAAAGTGAAGGAGCCGAAAGCAAAAATCTAACGATCTCTCCTCCCTGGAATAACACTTGGGATCTCGCCAAAAAATACGCAGAAAAGAAGAACGCTCCGAAGCTGCGAATTCTGGTCGCTGTCGGAACTGAAGACTTCAATTTTGAGGCCAATCAAGAATGGTCAGAGCACATGAAGAGCTTGGAGATCGACCACGAATTTGTCATCGTTCCTGACATCCCTCACAGCTCACAAAAAATGTACGAGAAGATTGGCGACGACATCATGAGCTTTCATGTTGAAAGCTTCCGTCAAAGCGGCGGGTTGAATCGCCCTGAATAA
- a CDS encoding WD40 repeat domain-containing protein translates to MNDSGDSASASNLKWLKGKGLGPQVKWSVGTDGALTALAYARESGDLFITDESNTITRIDRLGKIATLNRVHDSIFALAWSDDGRYGAAIAGEDNIVRFDRELKTVHSINLPDIGLGIAISPFGHHVAVSMSNGRNVFFNERKRRIAQFETIRPLSFLQFCASEPLVFGAAEHGLICCHNLSGAEIWQEKNWSNVGGIQITGDGDLVYLASFGHGIEAYDGDGASIGSYVLDGTVNHIAVSYEPQRLLAGTVERNLIWLDADGELLWSTTVEDEIVDLICDPLGEWAIVGFQNQGVYRLDWGGV, encoded by the coding sequence ATGAATGACTCTGGCGACTCAGCCTCTGCCTCGAATCTGAAATGGTTAAAAGGCAAAGGGTTGGGGCCACAAGTGAAATGGTCCGTCGGGACCGATGGAGCCCTCACCGCTTTGGCGTATGCACGCGAAAGCGGTGATCTTTTTATCACCGACGAATCAAACACGATCACGCGCATCGACCGTCTTGGAAAAATTGCCACGTTGAATCGTGTTCACGATTCAATCTTCGCGCTCGCCTGGAGCGACGACGGTCGATACGGTGCTGCAATCGCAGGCGAAGACAATATTGTTCGCTTCGACCGAGAACTCAAAACGGTCCACAGCATCAACCTCCCCGACATCGGACTCGGGATTGCCATCTCCCCATTTGGTCATCATGTCGCTGTCAGCATGTCGAACGGGAGAAACGTCTTCTTCAATGAACGAAAGCGACGTATCGCGCAGTTCGAAACGATACGCCCTCTCTCCTTCCTTCAGTTCTGCGCCAGCGAACCGCTCGTCTTCGGAGCCGCAGAGCATGGACTCATTTGCTGCCACAACTTGTCCGGTGCAGAAATCTGGCAAGAGAAAAACTGGTCGAACGTCGGCGGAATTCAAATCACTGGAGACGGTGATCTCGTTTATCTCGCCAGCTTCGGTCACGGCATCGAAGCCTACGACGGCGATGGTGCCTCGATTGGATCTTATGTGCTGGATGGGACAGTCAACCATATCGCGGTGAGTTACGAACCTCAGCGACTTTTAGCCGGGACCGTCGAACGAAATCTGATCTGGCTCGACGCCGATGGAGAACTCCTTTGGTCCACCACCGTCGAAGATGAAATCGTCGACCTGATTTGTGATCCACTCGGCGAATGGGCGATCGTCGGTTTCCAGAACCAAGGCGTCTACCGACTCGACTGGGGCGGCGTTTAA
- a CDS encoding S41 family peptidase, whose product MGLTIVQRRFASQVRLFTFIALLLSFCSSAIAVDVTVVDQQTALQDGMSLEQDRNWREAIRVYRAALKKWKDDEALKLGLRRSQFHYSIDRRYLDDSFKMSLKPMSLDAALSLYDDVIVNLQGYYVEPISVSTIVAHGTESLWLALGNEKFVEENLRGVSPEQVERLRRKLYEGYWNKRVPHRFSAQEVVTEVCELCKSEVGLDCGPVIMEYVFGACNCLDDYSSVLTPTKDKDLTGNIEGKFVGIGIVMEADLGAGMNLGQVLPDSPAFEAGLKRGDVITAVDGQDCRYMSTEEAASLLSGTAGSQVQLKIQRENAAPFSVRCVRREVKIKSVAVAKIIDSQNGIGYIQMTGFQQNTTQEMDDALRKLSAQGMKMLIWDLRENPGGLLNIAVEVADRFISEGVIVSTRGRAANQSSAFRAHAPGTWDMPLLLLIDENSASASEIIAGTIRDHHRGKIVGRTSFGKWSVQTIFRARFGTSIRLTTAKFYSPNGDTWGKVGLKPDIHVETGPTDRPLGDVDLVNDPDLQAALQFFTSQEYTKR is encoded by the coding sequence ATGGGACTTACCATCGTTCAACGCCGATTTGCATCTCAAGTTCGTCTCTTCACGTTCATTGCGTTACTACTTTCGTTTTGTTCCTCTGCCATTGCTGTCGACGTTACAGTTGTCGATCAGCAAACGGCATTGCAGGACGGAATGAGTCTGGAGCAAGATCGAAATTGGCGAGAAGCCATTCGCGTTTATCGCGCAGCACTCAAAAAGTGGAAAGACGATGAAGCCCTGAAGCTCGGCTTGCGTCGCTCACAATTCCACTATTCCATCGATCGGCGCTATCTCGACGATAGCTTCAAAATGTCACTCAAGCCGATGTCGCTTGATGCGGCACTGAGCCTGTATGACGACGTCATCGTCAATCTTCAGGGATACTATGTTGAGCCGATTAGCGTCAGCACGATTGTGGCCCACGGAACCGAAAGCCTCTGGCTTGCTTTGGGGAACGAAAAATTCGTCGAAGAGAATCTCAGAGGAGTCTCCCCAGAACAGGTGGAACGCTTACGACGAAAACTCTATGAAGGCTACTGGAACAAACGGGTTCCCCATCGTTTTTCTGCTCAGGAAGTTGTCACCGAAGTTTGCGAACTCTGTAAGTCGGAAGTCGGACTTGATTGCGGACCTGTGATCATGGAATACGTTTTCGGGGCCTGCAATTGCCTGGATGATTACAGCAGTGTCCTGACACCGACAAAGGACAAAGACCTCACTGGAAATATCGAAGGGAAATTTGTCGGCATCGGAATTGTCATGGAAGCTGACCTTGGAGCCGGCATGAACCTCGGACAAGTCCTCCCGGACAGCCCAGCCTTCGAAGCAGGCTTGAAACGTGGCGACGTTATCACAGCTGTCGACGGTCAAGATTGTCGCTACATGTCCACTGAAGAAGCAGCTTCACTGCTATCGGGAACAGCTGGTAGCCAGGTGCAATTAAAGATTCAACGAGAAAACGCGGCGCCGTTTTCAGTTCGTTGCGTAAGACGAGAAGTGAAGATCAAAAGTGTCGCTGTTGCGAAAATTATCGATTCGCAAAACGGAATCGGTTACATCCAGATGACAGGATTCCAACAGAACACAACTCAAGAGATGGACGATGCTCTTCGCAAATTAAGCGCTCAAGGCATGAAAATGCTGATCTGGGACTTGCGTGAGAACCCAGGCGGACTGCTGAACATCGCTGTCGAAGTCGCGGACCGATTCATCTCCGAGGGGGTCATCGTTTCGACTCGAGGACGAGCTGCAAATCAATCCTCTGCTTTCCGGGCACATGCTCCCGGAACTTGGGACATGCCCTTGTTACTCTTAATCGATGAAAACAGTGCCAGTGCCAGCGAGATCATCGCGGGGACCATTCGTGATCATCATCGCGGAAAGATTGTCGGCCGGACATCATTTGGAAAGTGGAGCGTCCAAACCATCTTCCGCGCCCGCTTTGGAACAAGTATTCGCCTGACGACTGCCAAGTTCTACTCGCCGAACGGGGACACATGGGGTAAAGTAGGACTCAAACCAGACATCCATGTTGAAACGGGACCAACAGATCGCCCCTTAGGTGATGTCGATTTGGTGAACGACCCGGATTTGCAAGCAGCCCTGCAATTCTTCACGTCACAGGAATACACGAAGCGTTAA
- a CDS encoding HEAT repeat domain-containing protein, which produces MNFTPDELLEGSIEDVRNRLKQIDADATDELIENVVRIVVDPQRAEVVRVEAAMTLGRCSTEECRSRLKQFLGSEDPILRRLATAGLGEDRSDSTILWLIEMLADDINKVRNVAERSLLKRLSHLGTAGIDALLETLAHSDPLTRSPAARLLGQSQNERALAPLLEMLQSEEWLERMWAAKSLGDLGKADAVEALTDRLHNDEKNRVRAASSEALGSLRPENIHELLKHAADNDEDEGVRKTAHEALLALSFEAEDSEVDPFADD; this is translated from the coding sequence ATGAATTTCACACCAGATGAACTCCTCGAAGGCTCGATTGAAGACGTACGCAACCGTCTCAAACAAATCGACGCTGACGCCACTGACGAACTGATCGAAAACGTTGTCAGGATTGTCGTTGATCCTCAACGTGCAGAAGTTGTACGCGTAGAAGCAGCCATGACGTTGGGGCGTTGCTCAACAGAGGAGTGTCGAAGTCGACTCAAGCAATTCCTCGGCAGCGAAGATCCGATTCTGCGTCGACTGGCGACCGCTGGCTTGGGCGAAGATCGTTCAGACTCCACGATCCTCTGGCTCATCGAGATGTTAGCTGACGACATTAACAAAGTCCGAAACGTCGCTGAGCGTTCGCTGCTGAAGCGTCTTTCTCATCTCGGAACAGCCGGCATCGACGCCCTTCTCGAAACGCTCGCCCATTCCGATCCACTCACTCGCTCTCCCGCAGCCAGGTTACTTGGTCAATCCCAAAACGAACGCGCACTTGCTCCGCTGTTAGAAATGTTACAGTCTGAGGAATGGTTAGAACGAATGTGGGCTGCCAAAAGCCTCGGAGACTTAGGCAAGGCAGACGCAGTTGAGGCACTCACAGACCGCCTTCACAATGACGAGAAGAATCGCGTCCGAGCAGCTTCCTCGGAAGCTTTGGGATCGCTTCGACCAGAGAACATCCACGAGCTTCTCAAGCACGCAGCTGACAACGACGAAGACGAAGGCGTCCGCAAAACCGCCCACGAAGCACTGCTCGCCCTCAGCTTCGAAGCCGAAGATTCCGAAGTCGATCCTTTCGCAGACGATTGA
- a CDS encoding dual specificity protein phosphatase family protein: protein MQASQRGTKYGVLLGVVSLLFVLLAIDTQFWFFFCPAVSFGIVSFGYLKAGPKVFGKSSRGTISFFNILLLLPYLAYAWSTWHLLRFVKRENAYDQLTNDIFIGRRLTRQECPDYFEHVIDLTCEFNEPEKLRSRSYYSFQVLDGFVPTCDQLCDWVKAASKLQGNLYIHCAEGHGRTGLFAAALLLYRGDFQTVESALQFIQSKRPLVRLGSLQFKTLSAAQQQWENVHSSDEVNV from the coding sequence ATGCAGGCCTCGCAACGTGGAACGAAATACGGTGTCCTGTTAGGAGTGGTATCGCTTCTGTTTGTCCTGCTCGCAATTGATACTCAGTTTTGGTTCTTCTTTTGTCCAGCAGTAAGTTTTGGAATCGTTTCTTTTGGATATCTTAAAGCTGGACCAAAGGTTTTTGGAAAGTCGTCCCGTGGGACCATTTCGTTTTTCAACATTTTACTTTTGCTTCCATACCTCGCTTACGCCTGGTCGACCTGGCACTTGTTGCGATTCGTAAAGCGTGAAAATGCATACGACCAACTGACAAATGATATCTTCATTGGTCGGCGTTTGACGCGACAAGAGTGCCCTGACTATTTCGAGCATGTGATTGACTTAACTTGCGAATTTAACGAGCCGGAAAAACTGAGGTCGCGGTCATACTATTCATTTCAGGTTCTTGACGGCTTCGTTCCGACCTGTGATCAACTCTGTGATTGGGTGAAAGCGGCATCGAAATTACAGGGGAATCTTTACATTCATTGTGCGGAGGGGCATGGTCGAACAGGATTGTTTGCAGCAGCTCTGCTCCTCTACCGTGGTGATTTCCAGACAGTCGAGTCCGCGTTACAATTCATTCAATCAAAGCGGCCACTGGTCCGACTCGGGTCGTTACAATTCAAGACCTTGAGTGCAGCTCAACAGCAATGGGAGAATGTGCATTCAAGTGATGAGGTCAATGTTTAA